One region of Duncaniella freteri genomic DNA includes:
- a CDS encoding transketolase family protein, producing the protein MNLTAVNHAADNIRVLAASMVEKAKSGHPGGAMGGADFVNVLYSQFLITDPDDGKWLGRDRFFLDPGHMSPMLYSVLALFGHYTIDELQQFRQWGSPTPGHPELHPERGVENTSGPLGQGHTMAVGCAIAERFLAARFGEWLSHKTYAFISDGGIQEEISQGAGRLAGHLGLSNLIMFYDSNKVQLSTMVNEVDDEDVAAKYRAWGWNVLECNGNDPEEIAKAIAEAQGEKERPTIIIGHTVMGRGCVKADGSCFEGQCSTHGQPLSASGADYAATMRNLGADPENPWVIFEDVKALYEARREQLREIVKTRRAEQAAWEAANPELAKELNAFLNNKLPEIDWAAIPHKPNVASRQASADVLGVLAEKVNNMIVSSADLANSDKTDAFLKKTHPFVKGDFSGAFLHAGVTELTMASVMNGIALHGGVIGACGTFFVFSDYMKPAVRMAALMELPVKYIWTHDAFRVGEDGPTHEPVEQEAQIRLMEELRNLSGKPSMLVLRPADAAETSVAWEMAMENFETPSALVLSRQNLPDLPAASGNRFAEAETGCRRGGYVVVDEQQPDVILVANGSEVSLLCDVAAGIAEQGLKARVVSVPSIGLFNNQPVEYRQAVLTPGVPAFGLTAGLPSTLRGVVGSDGEVFGLDHFGASAPYKVLDEKFGFTVDAVKGRVLAFLGK; encoded by the coding sequence ATGAATCTCACAGCTGTAAATCATGCGGCGGACAATATCCGAGTCCTTGCCGCGTCAATGGTTGAGAAAGCCAAGTCCGGACATCCCGGAGGTGCCATGGGTGGTGCCGACTTTGTCAACGTGCTTTATTCACAGTTCCTCATCACCGATCCGGACGACGGCAAGTGGCTTGGACGTGACCGATTCTTCCTTGATCCCGGTCATATGTCACCTATGCTCTACAGTGTCCTCGCTCTGTTCGGACATTATACTATCGACGAACTTCAGCAGTTCCGTCAGTGGGGCTCTCCGACGCCAGGCCATCCCGAGCTTCACCCCGAGCGTGGAGTGGAGAACACTTCCGGGCCTCTTGGCCAGGGTCATACTATGGCTGTAGGCTGCGCTATCGCTGAGCGTTTCCTTGCAGCCCGTTTCGGCGAGTGGCTGAGCCACAAGACATATGCTTTCATTTCCGATGGCGGTATTCAGGAGGAGATATCCCAGGGCGCAGGCCGTCTGGCCGGACATCTCGGTCTCAGCAACCTTATAATGTTCTATGACAGCAATAAGGTGCAGCTCTCCACTATGGTCAATGAGGTCGACGACGAGGATGTAGCTGCGAAGTATCGTGCATGGGGATGGAATGTGCTTGAGTGTAACGGCAATGATCCGGAAGAGATCGCAAAGGCGATTGCCGAGGCTCAGGGCGAGAAGGAACGTCCCACCATCATCATAGGTCACACTGTGATGGGCAGAGGGTGTGTGAAGGCCGACGGATCTTGCTTCGAGGGACAGTGCTCTACTCACGGCCAGCCCCTCAGCGCATCGGGTGCCGACTATGCTGCCACTATGAGAAATCTTGGTGCCGATCCCGAGAATCCATGGGTTATATTCGAGGATGTGAAGGCTCTTTATGAGGCTCGTCGTGAACAGCTCCGTGAGATTGTAAAGACTCGCCGTGCCGAACAGGCCGCATGGGAAGCTGCCAATCCCGAACTTGCCAAGGAACTTAATGCGTTCCTCAACAATAAGCTTCCCGAAATTGACTGGGCAGCCATTCCGCACAAGCCTAATGTCGCAAGTCGTCAGGCATCGGCCGATGTGCTCGGAGTGCTTGCCGAGAAAGTCAATAATATGATCGTGTCGTCAGCCGACCTTGCCAACTCTGACAAGACCGATGCATTCCTTAAGAAGACCCATCCTTTCGTCAAGGGTGATTTCTCAGGTGCTTTCCTCCATGCAGGTGTCACCGAGCTCACCATGGCATCAGTAATGAACGGTATCGCTCTGCACGGAGGTGTCATCGGAGCATGCGGCACATTCTTTGTGTTCTCCGATTATATGAAGCCCGCTGTACGTATGGCTGCTCTCATGGAGCTCCCTGTGAAATACATCTGGACACATGATGCGTTCCGTGTAGGTGAGGATGGTCCCACTCATGAGCCGGTTGAGCAGGAAGCTCAGATCCGTCTTATGGAGGAGCTCCGCAATCTCAGCGGCAAGCCTTCGATGCTCGTGCTCCGTCCCGCCGATGCGGCCGAGACTTCGGTGGCCTGGGAGATGGCAATGGAGAATTTCGAGACACCATCAGCTCTCGTACTCTCACGTCAGAATCTTCCCGATCTTCCTGCTGCGTCAGGCAACCGTTTTGCCGAGGCTGAGACCGGATGCCGTCGTGGCGGATATGTTGTGGTCGATGAGCAGCAGCCCGATGTGATCCTTGTTGCAAACGGATCGGAGGTTTCACTCCTGTGTGACGTTGCAGCTGGTATTGCAGAGCAGGGTTTGAAGGCACGTGTGGTATCAGTTCCTTCGATCGGTCTGTTCAACAATCAGCCTGTTGAATACCGTCAGGCGGTCCTTACCCCCGGTGTGCCTGCTTTCGGTCTCACTGCCGGCCTTCCATCCACGCTCCGTGGAGTGGTTGGTTCCGATGGAGAGGTGTTCGGTCTCGATCATTTCGGTGCGTCTGCCCCCTACAAGGTGCTTGATGAGAAATTCGGGTTTACAGTAGATGCTGTAAAAGGACGCGTACTTGCATTCCTCGGCAAGTAG
- a CDS encoding MFS transporter, whose translation METSVKKNGNTVAIVTMFFVFAMISFVTNMAAPFGNIWGFRYAWAGMAGNLMNFTAYLFMGIPAGNMLIRYGYKKTTLIALAVGAIGLGIQLLSSVVGDNIIVIGGEAPTTLNLFIYLLGALVCGVCVCMLNTVVNPMLNLLGGGGNKGNQLIQTGGALNSLAGTLTPMMVGVLVGTLTKETTMASVAPLVVTGIVIFVAAFIVISFVKLQEPQANLSNVKYEHSPLAFRHCMLGIIAIFFYVGIEIGIPGEMNAWISRENFEGAAAVAGSLAALYWLMMLVGRFLSSIISGKISTRTQLITVSAVAIVLVLIAIFLPESITFKSPEIEMLNIYSGEVPMKCLFLFLCGLCTSVMWGGIFNLATEGLGKYTAKASGLFMMMVVGGGIMPFIQDWIGRNVGYVNSYWLVLAMLVYILYYAVIGSKNVNTDIPVSIENEPDLRDL comes from the coding sequence ATGGAAACTTCCGTTAAAAAGAACGGTAACACCGTGGCAATCGTGACGATGTTTTTCGTGTTCGCGATGATTTCGTTTGTTACCAACATGGCGGCCCCATTCGGCAATATCTGGGGATTCAGATATGCGTGGGCAGGCATGGCAGGTAACCTCATGAACTTTACTGCCTATCTATTCATGGGCATTCCGGCAGGAAACATGCTCATCCGTTACGGCTATAAGAAGACAACCCTGATTGCCCTTGCAGTCGGTGCGATCGGTCTCGGCATCCAGCTCCTGTCAAGCGTTGTAGGCGACAACATCATCGTGATAGGCGGCGAGGCTCCGACCACTCTCAACCTATTTATCTATCTGTTGGGCGCGCTCGTGTGCGGTGTGTGTGTATGTATGCTCAACACCGTTGTAAATCCCATGCTCAACCTTCTCGGAGGTGGTGGCAACAAAGGCAACCAGCTTATCCAGACCGGAGGCGCACTCAACTCTCTTGCAGGCACTCTTACCCCCATGATGGTGGGCGTGCTTGTCGGAACCCTGACCAAAGAGACCACCATGGCATCAGTCGCTCCTCTTGTTGTGACAGGCATCGTGATATTCGTGGCAGCATTCATAGTCATTTCATTTGTCAAGCTGCAAGAGCCACAGGCCAACTTGAGCAATGTGAAATATGAGCACAGCCCCCTCGCCTTCCGTCACTGCATGCTCGGCATTATCGCAATCTTCTTCTATGTAGGTATCGAGATCGGCATACCCGGTGAGATGAACGCATGGATAAGCCGTGAAAACTTCGAGGGTGCCGCAGCAGTAGCTGGCTCGCTCGCTGCTCTCTATTGGCTCATGATGCTCGTCGGACGTTTCCTCAGCTCTATAATCAGCGGCAAAATATCCACCCGCACCCAGCTTATAACAGTTTCAGCTGTAGCCATAGTGCTTGTGCTTATTGCAATCTTCCTGCCTGAGAGCATCACCTTCAAATCCCCTGAAATCGAAATGCTCAACATCTACAGCGGCGAGGTTCCGATGAAGTGTCTGTTCCTATTCCTCTGCGGACTCTGCACATCGGTAATGTGGGGAGGCATCTTCAATCTTGCCACTGAGGGCCTGGGCAAATACACAGCCAAGGCTTCCGGTCTATTCATGATGATGGTGGTAGGCGGCGGCATCATGCCGTTTATCCAGGACTGGATAGGACGCAACGTAGGATATGTGAACAGCTACTGGCTTGTCCTTGCAATGCTCGTCTACATATTATATTACGCGGTAATAGGCTCAAAGAATGTCAATACAGACATACCAGTGTCTATTGAGAACGAACCTGACCTGCGCGACCTCTGA
- the rplQ gene encoding 50S ribosomal protein L17 has translation MRHNKKFNHLSRKKAHRDSLLANMTISLIMHKRIFTTLAKAKALRMYAEPLINRAKQDSTANRRVVFAELQNKEAVTELFREIAQKIANRPGGYTRILKTGNRLGDNAKTCFIELVDYNENMLNDKPAKKTARTRRSRKGSKAAEAPAAENTAAEAPAAE, from the coding sequence ATGAGACATAATAAGAAATTCAACCATCTCAGCCGCAAGAAGGCTCATCGCGACTCGCTGCTCGCCAATATGACGATCTCGCTGATCATGCACAAGCGCATTTTCACGACTCTCGCCAAGGCTAAAGCCCTGCGCATGTATGCTGAGCCCCTCATCAACCGTGCTAAGCAGGACAGCACTGCCAACCGTCGTGTTGTCTTTGCCGAACTTCAGAACAAGGAGGCAGTGACCGAGCTCTTCCGCGAAATCGCTCAGAAGATCGCTAACCGCCCCGGCGGCTACACACGTATCCTCAAGACTGGCAACCGTCTTGGTGACAACGCCAAGACCTGCTTCATCGAGCTCGTTGACTACAACGAAAACATGCTCAATGACAAGCCTGCCAAAAAGACTGCTCGCACCCGTCGTTCACGTAAGGGTTCAAAGGCAGCTGAGGCTCCCGCAGCGGAAAACACCGCAGCAGAAGCTCCCGCAGCTGAGTAA
- a CDS encoding DNA-directed RNA polymerase subunit alpha, translating to MAILAFQKPDKVLMLEADNHFGKFEFKPLEPGYGITIGNALRRILLSSLEGFAISSIRIDGVRHEFDTIPGVKEDVTNIILNLKKVNLKQTVEETEFEKASITVSGKEEFTAGDIGKVLSGFEILNPDLVICHLDPSASFTIDLTINKGRGWVPAEENQTPNDAIDVIAIDSIYTPIKNVKYTVENFRVDQKTDYDKLTLEITTDGSILPKDALKEAAKILIYHFMLFSDEKITLETDEQDGEEEFDEEVLHMRQLLKSKLVDMDLSVRALNCLKSAEVETLGELVVFNKVDLLKFRNFGKKSLTELDELLANLNLSFGMDISKYKLDKE from the coding sequence ATGGCTATATTAGCATTCCAAAAACCTGACAAAGTCCTAATGTTGGAAGCCGATAACCACTTCGGTAAATTTGAGTTTAAGCCATTGGAGCCGGGTTATGGTATCACCATAGGTAACGCCCTTCGTCGTATCCTCCTCTCCTCTCTCGAAGGCTTCGCTATATCGTCGATCCGCATCGACGGCGTGCGCCACGAGTTTGACACTATCCCCGGTGTCAAGGAAGATGTGACCAACATCATCCTTAACCTCAAAAAAGTCAATCTCAAGCAGACAGTTGAAGAGACCGAGTTTGAGAAAGCATCCATCACTGTGTCAGGTAAGGAAGAGTTCACAGCCGGTGACATCGGCAAAGTCCTCTCAGGATTCGAAATCCTGAACCCCGACCTTGTCATCTGCCATTTGGATCCGAGCGCAAGCTTCACCATCGACCTCACTATCAATAAGGGCCGCGGATGGGTTCCCGCTGAGGAGAACCAGACTCCCAATGATGCCATCGATGTAATCGCCATCGACTCCATCTATACCCCTATCAAGAATGTGAAGTACACCGTGGAGAACTTCCGCGTTGATCAAAAGACTGACTACGACAAGCTCACTCTCGAAATTACAACCGACGGATCCATCCTTCCCAAAGATGCTCTGAAGGAGGCCGCAAAGATCCTTATTTACCATTTCATGCTCTTCTCTGACGAGAAAATCACTCTTGAGACCGATGAGCAGGACGGTGAAGAGGAATTTGATGAAGAAGTGCTCCACATGCGACAGCTTCTCAAATCGAAGCTGGTCGACATGGACCTCTCAGTTCGTGCGCTTAACTGCTTGAAGAGTGCTGAGGTCGAGACCCTTGGCGAACTTGTTGTCTTCAACAAGGTTGACCTCCTCAAGTTCCGCAACTTCGGTAAGAAGTCGCTCACTGAGCTTGACGAACTCCTTGCCAACCTCAACCTCTCCTTCGGGATGGATATCTCCAAATATAAACTTGATAAAGAGTAA
- the rpsD gene encoding 30S ribosomal protein S4 — MARYTGPRTKIARKFGEPIFGEDKVLAKKNYAPGQHGLNKRRKTSEYGVQLREKQKAKYTYGVLEKQFHNLFVAASRAKGITGEILLQLLEGRLDNVVYRLGIAPTRAAARQLVLHRHIVVNGKVVNIASYAVKPGDVIGVREKSKSLEVISDALAGFNHSKYPWLEWDENVKAGKFLHVPAREDIPENIKEQLIVELYSK, encoded by the coding sequence ATGGCAAGATACACAGGTCCCCGCACCAAGATCGCCCGTAAGTTCGGCGAACCCATCTTCGGCGAAGACAAGGTACTCGCAAAGAAGAACTATGCCCCGGGACAGCATGGCCTTAACAAGCGTCGCAAGACATCTGAGTATGGTGTCCAGCTCCGCGAGAAGCAGAAGGCTAAGTACACCTATGGCGTGCTTGAGAAGCAGTTCCACAATCTTTTCGTGGCAGCATCACGCGCTAAAGGTATCACCGGTGAGATCCTTCTCCAGCTCCTTGAAGGCCGTCTCGACAATGTAGTGTACCGTCTCGGTATCGCTCCCACACGCGCAGCTGCCCGCCAGCTCGTGCTCCATCGCCACATCGTGGTAAACGGCAAGGTAGTCAACATTGCTTCCTACGCTGTTAAGCCCGGCGACGTTATCGGTGTGCGTGAAAAATCCAAGTCACTTGAAGTAATTTCCGACGCACTCGCCGGATTCAACCACAGCAAATACCCCTGGCTCGAATGGGATGAGAACGTTAAGGCTGGCAAGTTCCTCCACGTTCCTGCCCGCGAGGACATCCCCGAGAACATCAAAGAGCAGCTTATCGTCGAGTTGTATTCTAAATAA
- the rpsK gene encoding 30S ribosomal protein S11 gives MAKKTVAAKKRNVKVDAAGQLHVHSSFNNIIVCLANSEGQVISWSSAGKMGFRGSKKNTPYAAQMAAQDCAKVAYDLGLRKVKAYVKGPGNGRESAIRTIHGAGIEVTEIVDVTPLPHNGCRPPKRRRV, from the coding sequence ATGGCAAAGAAGACAGTCGCCGCTAAGAAGAGAAACGTCAAGGTTGACGCTGCTGGTCAGCTGCACGTTCACTCATCTTTCAACAACATCATCGTGTGCTTAGCCAATTCAGAGGGTCAGGTAATCTCCTGGTCATCTGCCGGCAAGATGGGCTTCCGTGGCTCTAAGAAGAACACTCCTTACGCTGCTCAGATGGCAGCTCAGGACTGCGCCAAAGTTGCTTACGACCTGGGTCTCCGCAAGGTGAAGGCTTATGTTAAGGGTCCCGGCAACGGACGTGAATCAGCAATCCGCACCATTCACGGTGCTGGCATCGAAGTTACCGAAATCGTTGACGTAACCCCGCTGCCCCACAACGGTTGCCGTCCTCCCAAGCGTCGTCGCGTATAA
- the rpsM gene encoding 30S ribosomal protein S13 — protein sequence MAVRIVGVDLPQNKRGEIALTYIFGIGRSAAKNILDKAGIDVNIKVKDWSDDQAAKVREVIGADYKVEGDLRSEIQLNIKRLMDIGCYRGIRHRNGLPVRGQSTKNNARTRKGRKKTVANKKKATK from the coding sequence ATGGCAGTTAGAATCGTGGGAGTTGACCTCCCCCAGAACAAAAGAGGTGAAATCGCCCTGACCTATATCTTTGGTATCGGTCGCAGTGCTGCTAAGAACATCCTCGACAAGGCCGGCATTGATGTCAACATCAAGGTCAAGGATTGGAGCGATGATCAGGCAGCCAAGGTGCGTGAAGTAATCGGAGCCGATTACAAGGTAGAGGGTGACCTCCGCAGCGAAATCCAGCTCAACATCAAGCGTCTTATGGACATCGGTTGCTACCGTGGCATCCGTCACCGTAACGGTCTCCCCGTTCGCGGTCAGAGCACCAAGAACAATGCACGTACCCGCAAGGGCCGTAAAAAGACAGTCGCTAACAAGAAGAAAGCTACTAAATAA
- the rpmJ gene encoding 50S ribosomal protein L36, translated as MKVRASVKKRTPEDKIVRRKGRLYVINKKNPKNKQRQG; from the coding sequence ATGAAAGTTAGAGCTTCAGTGAAGAAGCGCACTCCCGAGGATAAGATCGTGCGCCGCAAAGGACGTCTTTACGTTATCAACAAGAAAAATCCTAAAAACAAGCAGCGTCAAGGCTAA
- the infA gene encoding translation initiation factor IF-1: MAKQAAIELDGTIVEALSNAMFRVELENGHEITAHISGKMRMHYIKILPGDKVKVEMSPYDLSKGRIAFRYK, from the coding sequence ATGGCAAAACAAGCTGCAATCGAATTAGACGGAACCATCGTCGAGGCATTGTCAAACGCAATGTTCCGCGTCGAACTGGAAAACGGGCACGAAATCACTGCCCACATTTCAGGCAAGATGCGCATGCATTACATCAAGATTCTTCCCGGCGACAAGGTCAAGGTGGAGATGTCACCTTACGACCTCTCCAAAGGCCGCATAGCCTTCCGCTACAAATAA
- the map gene encoding type I methionyl aminopeptidase, with the protein MIYLKTPEEIEKMQAACTLVSRTLGEVAKCVAPGVTTRHLDNIAREFMRDNGGKPACLGYGGFPGTLCIEVNDTVVHGFPSGYELREGDIIGIDTVVELDGYNGDMCYTFPVGEVAPEVMSLMRTTKESLYKGIEAAQEGRRIGDIANAVQTYCEKRGYSVVREMCGHGIGRKMHEDPEVPNYGRRGCGPVLKKGMCICIEPMINLGSRNIVISQDGWQCRTKDRKPSAHYEHTLVIEPEGPRILTTFDYVQEALGERFI; encoded by the coding sequence ATGATTTATCTTAAGACACCCGAAGAAATCGAGAAAATGCAAGCGGCATGCACGCTCGTGAGCCGCACACTTGGCGAGGTAGCCAAGTGTGTGGCTCCCGGCGTGACTACCCGTCATCTTGACAACATTGCGCGTGAATTCATGCGCGACAATGGCGGTAAGCCAGCCTGTCTCGGTTACGGAGGTTTCCCCGGCACACTGTGTATCGAAGTCAATGACACTGTGGTCCACGGATTCCCCTCAGGCTACGAGTTGCGTGAGGGCGATATCATCGGCATAGACACCGTGGTAGAGCTCGACGGCTACAATGGCGATATGTGTTACACATTCCCGGTGGGGGAGGTTGCCCCTGAAGTGATGTCGCTGATGCGCACCACCAAGGAATCTCTCTACAAAGGCATCGAGGCAGCACAGGAAGGACGTCGCATAGGTGATATCGCCAATGCTGTCCAGACTTACTGTGAGAAACGTGGCTATTCCGTGGTCCGCGAGATGTGCGGTCACGGCATAGGACGCAAGATGCATGAGGACCCAGAAGTGCCCAACTATGGACGCCGCGGATGCGGACCAGTCCTGAAGAAAGGCATGTGCATTTGCATTGAGCCCATGATCAATCTCGGGAGCCGTAACATTGTTATATCGCAGGACGGTTGGCAGTGCCGCACCAAGGACCGGAAACCGTCTGCGCATTACGAGCACACGCTCGTGATAGAGCCTGAGGGTCCACGTATCCTTACCACCTTCGATTATGTGCAGGAAGCACTCGGGGAACGATTTATCTGA
- the secY gene encoding preprotein translocase subunit SecY, translating into MRFIQTIRNIWTIEELRKRILVTLMLVLVYRLGCYVVLPGISPEDLDALSNFTNKSGLMQLLDMFSGGAFSQASIFALGIMPYITASIVIQLLGMVLPSFQKMQREGESGRQKLSQYTRYLTVLILLLQGPAYLVNLQVQVSAATGGAHMGFWTIAFLTVILAAGSMFIMWLGERITDRGIGNGISFIILVGIIARLPGALFYEFTSRLPGATGSQGGLIMFVVEIILLFAVTVGAVLLVQGTRKVPVQYAKRIVGNRQYGGARQYIPLKVNAAGVMPIIFAQAIMFIPITLAGFGGSEGTSGFYAAFSDINGFWYNLVYFILIVAFTYFYTAITVRPTQMAEDMKRNNGFIPGVKPGKKTAEYLDSIMSRITLPGSLFLGIVAILPAFARFFGISQNFAQFFGGTSLLILVGVVLDTLQQIESHLMMHHYDGLMKDGKIKGRTTGSAY; encoded by the coding sequence ATGAGATTTATTCAGACAATCCGTAACATTTGGACCATTGAGGAGCTCAGGAAGCGCATTCTTGTGACCCTTATGCTGGTGCTCGTTTACCGACTCGGCTGTTACGTGGTTCTCCCAGGCATCTCGCCTGAGGACCTCGATGCCCTGTCCAACTTCACCAACAAGAGCGGTCTCATGCAGTTGCTCGACATGTTCTCGGGCGGTGCGTTCTCCCAGGCATCCATCTTTGCCCTCGGTATCATGCCTTACATCACTGCATCCATCGTGATACAGCTTCTTGGCATGGTGCTCCCTTCTTTCCAGAAGATGCAGCGCGAGGGTGAGAGCGGACGTCAGAAGCTCAGCCAGTACACACGTTATTTGACTGTGCTTATTCTGCTTCTCCAGGGTCCCGCATATCTCGTAAATCTCCAGGTCCAGGTGAGTGCCGCCACAGGCGGTGCCCACATGGGCTTTTGGACGATTGCGTTCCTTACGGTCATCCTTGCTGCCGGCTCCATGTTCATCATGTGGCTTGGTGAGAGGATTACCGACCGAGGCATAGGCAATGGTATCTCCTTTATCATCCTGGTAGGTATCATCGCTCGTCTCCCGGGAGCGTTGTTCTACGAGTTTACAAGCCGTCTGCCGGGAGCCACCGGCAGTCAGGGCGGTCTCATCATGTTTGTGGTTGAGATCATCCTCCTTTTCGCAGTTACGGTAGGTGCAGTGCTTCTCGTGCAGGGTACCCGCAAGGTGCCCGTGCAGTATGCCAAGCGCATCGTCGGTAACCGCCAGTACGGAGGTGCCCGCCAGTACATCCCATTGAAGGTCAACGCAGCCGGCGTGATGCCCATCATCTTCGCCCAGGCCATTATGTTCATTCCCATCACTCTTGCCGGATTCGGCGGTTCTGAGGGTACGAGCGGCTTCTATGCAGCGTTCTCCGATATAAACGGATTCTGGTACAACCTTGTTTACTTCATCCTCATTGTTGCGTTCACTTACTTCTATACCGCCATCACAGTGCGTCCCACTCAGATGGCTGAGGACATGAAGCGCAACAACGGATTCATCCCCGGTGTGAAGCCCGGAAAGAAAACCGCAGAGTATCTTGACTCCATCATGTCCCGCATCACTCTTCCCGGTTCACTCTTCCTCGGCATCGTAGCCATCCTCCCCGCCTTTGCGCGTTTCTTCGGCATCAGCCAGAACTTCGCACAGTTCTTCGGAGGAACATCGCTGCTCATTCTTGTCGGCGTAGTGCTCGACACCCTTCAGCAGATCGAGAGCCACCTCATGATGCATCATTACGACGGTCTCATGAAGGACGGCAAGATCAAGGGTCGCACCACCGGTTCAGCTTATTGA
- the rplO gene encoding 50S ribosomal protein L15, translating to MDLSNLKPAVGSVHTKTRIGRGPGSGKGGTSTRGHKGAKSRSGYSRKIGFEGGQMPLQRRLPKFGFKPLQRTEYKAINLSDLETLAASANLDKITPAELIAAGMVNGKQPVKILANGTLTKKLEVVANAFSATAEKAITELGGTVTKI from the coding sequence ATGGATTTAAGCAATCTGAAACCAGCTGTAGGTTCCGTACATACTAAGACACGCATTGGTCGTGGTCCCGGTTCCGGTAAGGGTGGAACATCTACCCGCGGTCACAAGGGCGCAAAGTCGCGTTCAGGCTACAGCCGCAAGATCGGTTTTGAAGGTGGTCAGATGCCCCTTCAGCGTCGTCTCCCCAAATTCGGCTTCAAGCCCCTTCAGCGCACTGAATACAAGGCTATCAATCTCTCGGATCTTGAGACACTCGCCGCTTCAGCTAATCTTGACAAGATCACTCCCGCAGAGCTCATCGCCGCAGGTATGGTCAACGGCAAGCAGCCGGTCAAGATCCTTGCAAACGGCACACTCACAAAGAAACTTGAGGTTGTTGCCAACGCTTTCTCAGCAACAGCAGAGAAAGCTATCACCGAGCTCGGTGGCACCGTAACTAAAATCTAA
- the rpmD gene encoding 50S ribosomal protein L30, with the protein MAKIKITQIKSRINAPAVQKRTLDALGLKKMHHSVVLEDTPSVMGMVKAVHHLVEVTNA; encoded by the coding sequence ATGGCAAAAATCAAAATCACCCAGATTAAGAGCCGCATCAACGCTCCTGCCGTGCAGAAGCGCACTCTTGATGCCCTCGGTTTGAAGAAAATGCATCACTCGGTGGTCCTTGAGGACACTCCTTCAGTGATGGGTATGGTTAAAGCAGTGCATCACTTGGTTGAAGTGACCAATGCCTAA
- the rpsE gene encoding 30S ribosomal protein S5 translates to MALKNNKVKSTGDLELHDRLVAINRVTKVTKGGRTFTFAAIVVVGNENGIVGWGLGKANEVQAAIAKGVEAAKKNLIKVPVHRGTIPHEQEAKFGGSLVILKPASHGTGVKAGGAMRAVLESVGITDVLCKSKGSSNPHNLVKATIAALGELRSPAQVAQNRGISVDKVFNG, encoded by the coding sequence ATGGCATTAAAGAATAATAAAGTTAAGTCCACAGGCGATCTTGAGCTCCACGACCGTCTCGTTGCCATCAACCGCGTCACCAAGGTTACCAAGGGTGGTCGCACCTTCACTTTCGCAGCCATCGTAGTTGTTGGTAACGAAAATGGCATCGTAGGCTGGGGTCTCGGCAAAGCCAATGAAGTTCAGGCAGCTATCGCCAAGGGCGTAGAGGCAGCCAAGAAGAATCTCATCAAGGTGCCCGTTCACCGCGGCACTATACCTCACGAGCAGGAAGCCAAGTTTGGCGGATCTCTCGTGATCCTCAAGCCCGCAAGCCACGGTACCGGTGTTAAGGCCGGTGGTGCTATGCGTGCCGTTCTTGAGAGCGTGGGTATCACCGACGTGCTTTGCAAGTCAAAGGGTTCTTCCAACCCCCACAATCTCGTGAAGGCAACCATCGCAGCTCTCGGTGAGCTCCGCTCTCCCGCTCAGGTTGCCCAGAATCGCGGCATCTCAGTTGACAAAGTGTTTAACGGCTAA
- the rplR gene encoding 50S ribosomal protein L18, with protein sequence MVTKIQRRNKIKVRIRGKISGTAARPRMSVFRSNKQIYVQLIDDLAGKTICATSSKGIEEGTKCEIAAKVGEDIAKKAVAAGISEVVFDRNGYLFHGRVKSLADAARNGGLKF encoded by the coding sequence ATGGTTACAAAGATACAGCGTAGAAACAAAATCAAGGTCCGCATCCGCGGCAAGATTTCCGGCACCGCAGCACGTCCTCGTATGTCGGTGTTCCGCAGCAACAAGCAGATTTACGTTCAGCTCATCGATGACCTCGCAGGCAAGACCATTTGCGCTACCTCGTCCAAGGGCATTGAAGAGGGCACTAAGTGCGAAATCGCGGCTAAGGTAGGTGAGGATATCGCCAAGAAAGCTGTTGCCGCAGGCATCTCTGAAGTCGTTTTTGACCGCAACGGATACCTCTTCCACGGTCGTGTTAAATCTCTGGCTGACGCCGCTCGCAATGGCGGTCTCAAATTCTAA